The Syngnathus typhle isolate RoL2023-S1 ecotype Sweden linkage group LG11, RoL_Styp_1.0, whole genome shotgun sequence genome contains a region encoding:
- the nfasca gene encoding neurofascin homolog (chicken) a isoform X13 — MMRRGSHWALAFMSLLLWRQSAPIEVPNDPKILADLKQPPTITKQSVKDYIVDPRDNIIIECEAKGNPVPTFSWRRNGKFFNTAKDLRVTMRKRSGTLEIGFRNGGRPEDYEGEYQCFATNDHGVAMSNKILLRVSKAPLWPKEVLEPVVVSEGSSLVLPCNPPPGLPPPFTFWMSSMMIPIRQDKRVSMGLNGDMYFSNVVAQDAQNDYSCNARFLFTHTIQQKNPFTLKVLTNDPYNDTSYNDSDPYGGRKVAESTPTFLTPSGTESSKMVLRDQQLLLECIAAGLPTPAIKWFKKGGDLPAQKVKFENYNKTMKIVAVSEEDTGEYVCMATNHLGSIRHSIFVQVKAAPYWLDKPTNLVLAPEANGRLVCRANGNPKPSIRWLVNGIPINSSLPDPSRQLMGDTIIFRSVQMGSSAVYQCNASNQHGYLLANAFVSVIDMRPRILGPKNQLIKVIENNRTFLDCPFFGSPIPDLRWFKNGQGSGLDGGHYRAYINGSLEIQRARPQDEGTYTCVASSILGMAENQVRLEVKEPSRIVGAPEHQSAIRGSTARFDCKVKFDPSLAATVTWTKDDKPIHLGWRLRKDEESLTVPNVNEGDEGTYACTVETEIDRDSASARLTVLEEASLNPSLSSALPPDLPDPPMDLELSDPAARSVRLTWIPGNDHRSPVTEFLVQFVEDRWEPGRWQDLATYPGDLNSVILQLAPFVNYQFRVIAINQVGPSAASRPSPQYQTSSAAPDVIPRGLRGWGSQKDNMEITWEPLLDLEKNGPNLHYAVWWRRKDSDADWSNVTTTGTKHVVRNTQTYVAYEMKIQARNDLGAGPESNVVIGYSGEDRPTGAPTELRISKVDSTKANVHWKPVQQESVRGEFKEYRLHYWREASHVPALVFSKENKTKGFYTTVAEPSGILSDLVPFSRYKMFMVVANNGYQGPPSNTVEFSTKEGVPDAPSFFRIKRRGLDSIHLEWDKPLEPNGLLIGYQLKYQTANGSREGRPRVETFLPNVTEFTLRLPDRSSRYNFYLSALTQVGAGEVFAEESPFFGNEAYIDQVDIATQGWFIGLMCAIALIILILLIVCFIKRSRGGKYPVRDKKDLPLDSVDHKDPDGSFEYHSDEDNKPLQGSQTSLEGNVKESDDSLVDYGEGGDGQFNEDGSFIGQYTVKKDKDETEGNESSEATSPVNAIYSLA, encoded by the exons ATGATGAGGCGGGGCAGCCATTGGGCCCTGGCTTTCATGTCGTTGCTGCTGTGGCGCCAATCCGCGCCAATCGAAGTACCAAACGATC CAAAGATCCTGGCCGACC TGAAACAGCCCCCTACTATTACCAAGCAGTCAGTAAAGGATTACATTGTTGACCCCAGAGATAACATCATCATCGAGTGCGAAGCCAAGGGCAACCCGGTGCCAAC GTTCTCATGGAGAAGGAATGGCAAGTTTTTCAACACGGCAAAAGATCTGCGTGTGACAATGCGCAAACGTTCGGGAACCCTGGAAATCGGATTTCGGAACGGAGGACGGCCGGAAGACTATGAAGGCGAATACCAGTGTTTTGCCACCAATGATCACGGAGTGGCAATGTCCAACAAAATTCTACTTAGGGTCTCGA aggcacCTCTGTGGCCTAAGGAGGTGCTGGAGCCAGTGGTGGTGAGCGAGGGCTCGTCGCTGGTCCTCCCCTGCAACCCCCCTCCGGGCCTCCCGCCTCCGTTCACTTTCTGGATGAGCAGTA TGATGATTCCCATCCGACAGGATAAGCGAGTGTCCATGGGTTTGAACGGAGACATGTACTTCTCCAACGTGGTGGCCCAAGATGCTCAGAACGACTACAGCTGCaacgctcgcttcctctttacGCACACCATCCAGCAGAAGAACCCCTTCACTCTCAAAGTTCTTACCA ATGATCCTTATAATGACACCTCTTACAATGACAGTGACCCATATGGTG GCCGTAAAGTTGCTGAGTCCACGCCAACCTTCCTCACACCGTCGGGGACCGAGAGCTCCAAAATGGTGCTGAGGGACCAGCAGCTGCTGCTGGAGTGCATTGCTGCTGGACT CCCCACGCCGGCTATCAAATGGTTTAAGAAGGGCGGCGATCTGCCGGCACAGAAAGTCAAGTTTGAGAATTACAACAAGACCATGAAGATCGTGGCCGTGTCAGAGGAGGACACGGGGGAATACGTCTGCATGGCCACCAATCATTTAGGGAGCATCCGCCACTCCATTTTTGTTCAAGTGAAAG CGGCCCCTTACTGGCTGGACAAACCGACCAATTTGGTGCTAGCTCCAGAAGCCAACGGCCGCCTGGTGTGTCGGGCCAACGGCAACCCCAAACCCAGCATCCGATGGCTGGTTAACGGCATTCCCATAAACA GCTCTTTGCCTGACCCGAGTCGCCAGCTCATGGGCGACACCATCATCTTCCGCTCGGTGCAGATGGGAAGCAGCGCCGTCTACCAATGCAACGCTTCCAACCAGCACGGTTATCTTCTGGCAAATGCCTTTGTCAGTGTCATCG ATATGCGTCCAAGGATACTTGGGCCAAAAAATCAACTGATCAAAGTCATCGAGAACAACCGCACCTTTCTGGACTGCCCCTTTTTCGGTTCCCCTATTCCAGATTTACGCTG GTTTAAGAACGGACAAGGCAGCGGCCTAGACGGCGGACATTACCGCGCTTATATCAACGGCAGCCTGGAGATCCAGCGTGCCAGACCGCAGGACGAGGGCACCTACACCTGCGTGGCCAGCAGCATTCTGGGCATGGCTGAAAACCAGGTCCGCctggaggtcaaag AGCCCAGCCGTATCGTCGGGGCCCCTGAACACCAGTCGGCCATCAGGGGATCCACAGCTCGGTTTGACTGCAAAGTCAAATTTGATCCCAGCCTGGCTGCCACTGTGACTTGGACCAAGGATGACAAGCCCATCCATCTGGGATGGAG GCTGAGGAAAGACGAGGAATCGCTGACCGTCCCGAACGTCAACGAGGGGGACGAAGGAACTTACGCGTGTACTGTTGAAACCGAGATTGACCGGGACTCGGCCTCGGCTCGTCTCACTGTGTTAG AAGAAGCCTCCCTCAACCCCTCACTTTCTAGTGCCTTGCCTCCAG ACCTCCCCGACCCTCCTATGGATCTGGAGCTGTCAGATCCGGCAGCCCGGAGTGTTCGCCTCACCTGGATCCCTGGAAATGACCACAGAAGTCCCGTCACAG AGTTTTTGGTCCAGTTTGTGGAAGACCGCTGGGAGCCAGGAAGATGGCAGGACCTGGCCACCTACCCCGGGGACCTCAACTCGGTCATTCTGCAGCTGGCTCCCTTTGTCAACTACCAGTTCCGAGTTATTGCCATCAACCAGGTGGGCCCGAGTGCGGCCAGCAGACCCTCACCCCAATACCAAACCAGTAGCGCTG CTCCTGATGTCATACCCAGAGGCCTCCGAGGCTGGGGCTCACAGAAAGACAACATGGAGATCACTTGGGAG CCCCTGCTTGATCTGGAGAAGAACGGCCCGAATTTGCACTATGCCGTGTGGTGGAGACGCAAAGATTCCGATGCCGACTGGAGCAATGTGACCACAACGGGGACCAAACACGTTGTCCGCAACACACAAACCTATGTAGCCTATGAAATGAAAATCCAGGCCAGGAATGATCTTGGAGCAGGACCAGAGTCCAATGTGGTCATTGGATACTCGGGAGAAGACA GACCCACCGGCGCTCCGACCGAGCTGCGCATTTCTAAGGTAGACAGCACCAAAGCAAATGTCCACTGGAAGCCCGTCCAGCAGGAGTCGGTCCGAGGAGAATTCAAGGAGTATAGA CTGCACTATTGGCGTGAGGCCAGTCACGTACCCGCTTTGGTGTTCAGCAAGGAGAACAAGACCAAAGGTTTCTACACCACCGTGGCCGAGCCTTCGGGCATCCTCAGCGACCTGGTGCCCTTTTCGCGCTACAAGATGTTTATGGTTGTGGCCAACAATGGTTACCAAGGTCCACCCAGCAACACGGTTGAATTCAGCACAAAGGAAGGAG TGCCCGACGCTCCCAGTTTTTTCAGGATCAAGCGAAGAGGCTTGGATTCCATTCATCTGGAGTGGGACAAACCTCTGGAGCCAAATGGTCTCCTCATTGGATACCAGCTCAAATACCAAACAG CCAACGGATCGAGAGAGGGTCGACCTCGCGTTGAGACTTTCCTTCCAAACGTGACGGAGTTCACGCTCCGTCTTCCCGATCGCTCCAGCCGCTACAATTTCTACCTGTCGGCGCTCACCCAGGTGGGAGCGGGCGAGGTCTTTGCTGAAGAATCCCCCTTCTTTGGCAACGAAG CCTATATTGACCAGGTGGACATCGCAACGCAAGGCTGGTTCATCGGCTTGATGTGCGCCATCGCCCTCATCATACTGATCCTTCTCATCGTCTGCTTCATCAAACGGAGTCGTGGAGGCAAATATCCAG tTCGAGATAAAAAAGATCTTCCTTTGGACTCTGTTGATCACAAAGACCCGGACGGATCCTTTGAATACCA CAGCGACGAGGACAACAAGCCTCTTCAAGGTAGCCAAACATCACTGGAGGGCAACGTGAAGGAGAGCGACGACAGCCTGGTGGACTACGGAGAAGGCGGCGACGGGCAGTTCAACGAGGACGGCTCTTTCATCGGCCAGTACACGGTAAAGAAGGACAAGGACGAGACTGAAGGCAACGAAAGCTCAGAAGCCACCTCGCCTGTCAATGCCATCTACTCCCTGGCGTAG
- the nfasca gene encoding neurofascin homolog (chicken) a isoform X10, which yields MMRRGSHWALAFMSLLLWRQSAPIEVPNDPKILADLKQPPTITKQSVKDYIVDPRDNIIIECEAKGNPVPTFSWRRNGKFFNTAKDLRVTMRKRSGTLEIGFRNGGRPEDYEGEYQCFATNDHGVAMSNKILLRVSKAPLWPKEVLEPVVVSEGSSLVLPCNPPPGLPPPFTFWMSSMMIPIRQDKRVSMGLNGDMYFSNVVAQDAQNDYSCNARFLFTHTIQQKNPFTLKVLTNDPYNDTSYNDSDPYGGRKVAESTPTFLTPSGTESSKMVLRDQQLLLECIAAGLPTPAIKWFKKGGDLPAQKVKFENYNKTMKIVAVSEEDTGEYVCMATNHLGSIRHSIFVQVKAAPYWLDKPTNLVLAPEANGRLVCRANGNPKPSIRWLVNGIPINSSLPDPSRQLMGDTIIFRSVQMGSSAVYQCNASNQHGYLLANAFVSVIDMRPRILGPKNQLIKVIENNRTFLDCPFFGSPIPDLRWFKNGQGSGLDGGHYRAYINGSLEIQRARPQDEGTYTCVASSILGMAENQVRLEVKEPSRIVGAPEHQSAIRGSTARFDCKVKFDPSLAATVTWTKDDKPIHLGWRLRKDEESLTVPNVNEGDEGTYACTVETEIDRDSASARLTVLEEASLNPSLSSALPPDLPDPPMDLELSDPAARSVRLTWIPGNDHRSPVTEFLVQFVEDRWEPGRWQDLATYPGDLNSVILQLAPFVNYQFRVIAINQVGPSAASRPSPQYQTSSAAPDVIPRGLRGWGSQKDNMEITWEPLLDLEKNGPNLHYAVWWRRKDSDADWSNVTTTGTKHVVRNTQTYVAYEMKIQARNDLGAGPESNVVIGYSGEDRPTGAPTELRISKVDSTKANVHWKPVQQESVRGEFKEYRLHYWREASHVPALVFSKENKTKGFYTTVAEPSGILSDLVPFSRYKMFMVVANNGYQGPPSNTVEFSTKEGVPDAPSFFRIKRRGLDSIHLEWDKPLEPNGLLIGYQLKYQTANGSREGRPRVETFLPNVTEFTLRLPDRSSRYNFYLSALTQVGAGEVFAEESPFFGNEENFTDATGLEATTPTTTPTTTSTTATTSIEADLTTLPSVLVINKNIDKNVLDTHYAVAHGREIWNVTVEHNSNYANVSWRHNFPAGSSEFVLEFTLDRDKTMKTVPVSQQPPITVADLMAGAKYHLRVYSHELSNVTSKSVTFETKQAYIDQVDIATQGWFIGLMCAIALIILILLIVCFIKRSRGGKYPVRDKKDLPLDSVDHKDPDGSFEYHSDEDNKPLQGSQTSLEGNVKESDDSLVDYGEGGDGQFNEDGSFIGQYTVKKDKDETEGNESSEATSPVNAIYSLA from the exons ATGATGAGGCGGGGCAGCCATTGGGCCCTGGCTTTCATGTCGTTGCTGCTGTGGCGCCAATCCGCGCCAATCGAAGTACCAAACGATC CAAAGATCCTGGCCGACC TGAAACAGCCCCCTACTATTACCAAGCAGTCAGTAAAGGATTACATTGTTGACCCCAGAGATAACATCATCATCGAGTGCGAAGCCAAGGGCAACCCGGTGCCAAC GTTCTCATGGAGAAGGAATGGCAAGTTTTTCAACACGGCAAAAGATCTGCGTGTGACAATGCGCAAACGTTCGGGAACCCTGGAAATCGGATTTCGGAACGGAGGACGGCCGGAAGACTATGAAGGCGAATACCAGTGTTTTGCCACCAATGATCACGGAGTGGCAATGTCCAACAAAATTCTACTTAGGGTCTCGA aggcacCTCTGTGGCCTAAGGAGGTGCTGGAGCCAGTGGTGGTGAGCGAGGGCTCGTCGCTGGTCCTCCCCTGCAACCCCCCTCCGGGCCTCCCGCCTCCGTTCACTTTCTGGATGAGCAGTA TGATGATTCCCATCCGACAGGATAAGCGAGTGTCCATGGGTTTGAACGGAGACATGTACTTCTCCAACGTGGTGGCCCAAGATGCTCAGAACGACTACAGCTGCaacgctcgcttcctctttacGCACACCATCCAGCAGAAGAACCCCTTCACTCTCAAAGTTCTTACCA ATGATCCTTATAATGACACCTCTTACAATGACAGTGACCCATATGGTG GCCGTAAAGTTGCTGAGTCCACGCCAACCTTCCTCACACCGTCGGGGACCGAGAGCTCCAAAATGGTGCTGAGGGACCAGCAGCTGCTGCTGGAGTGCATTGCTGCTGGACT CCCCACGCCGGCTATCAAATGGTTTAAGAAGGGCGGCGATCTGCCGGCACAGAAAGTCAAGTTTGAGAATTACAACAAGACCATGAAGATCGTGGCCGTGTCAGAGGAGGACACGGGGGAATACGTCTGCATGGCCACCAATCATTTAGGGAGCATCCGCCACTCCATTTTTGTTCAAGTGAAAG CGGCCCCTTACTGGCTGGACAAACCGACCAATTTGGTGCTAGCTCCAGAAGCCAACGGCCGCCTGGTGTGTCGGGCCAACGGCAACCCCAAACCCAGCATCCGATGGCTGGTTAACGGCATTCCCATAAACA GCTCTTTGCCTGACCCGAGTCGCCAGCTCATGGGCGACACCATCATCTTCCGCTCGGTGCAGATGGGAAGCAGCGCCGTCTACCAATGCAACGCTTCCAACCAGCACGGTTATCTTCTGGCAAATGCCTTTGTCAGTGTCATCG ATATGCGTCCAAGGATACTTGGGCCAAAAAATCAACTGATCAAAGTCATCGAGAACAACCGCACCTTTCTGGACTGCCCCTTTTTCGGTTCCCCTATTCCAGATTTACGCTG GTTTAAGAACGGACAAGGCAGCGGCCTAGACGGCGGACATTACCGCGCTTATATCAACGGCAGCCTGGAGATCCAGCGTGCCAGACCGCAGGACGAGGGCACCTACACCTGCGTGGCCAGCAGCATTCTGGGCATGGCTGAAAACCAGGTCCGCctggaggtcaaag AGCCCAGCCGTATCGTCGGGGCCCCTGAACACCAGTCGGCCATCAGGGGATCCACAGCTCGGTTTGACTGCAAAGTCAAATTTGATCCCAGCCTGGCTGCCACTGTGACTTGGACCAAGGATGACAAGCCCATCCATCTGGGATGGAG GCTGAGGAAAGACGAGGAATCGCTGACCGTCCCGAACGTCAACGAGGGGGACGAAGGAACTTACGCGTGTACTGTTGAAACCGAGATTGACCGGGACTCGGCCTCGGCTCGTCTCACTGTGTTAG AAGAAGCCTCCCTCAACCCCTCACTTTCTAGTGCCTTGCCTCCAG ACCTCCCCGACCCTCCTATGGATCTGGAGCTGTCAGATCCGGCAGCCCGGAGTGTTCGCCTCACCTGGATCCCTGGAAATGACCACAGAAGTCCCGTCACAG AGTTTTTGGTCCAGTTTGTGGAAGACCGCTGGGAGCCAGGAAGATGGCAGGACCTGGCCACCTACCCCGGGGACCTCAACTCGGTCATTCTGCAGCTGGCTCCCTTTGTCAACTACCAGTTCCGAGTTATTGCCATCAACCAGGTGGGCCCGAGTGCGGCCAGCAGACCCTCACCCCAATACCAAACCAGTAGCGCTG CTCCTGATGTCATACCCAGAGGCCTCCGAGGCTGGGGCTCACAGAAAGACAACATGGAGATCACTTGGGAG CCCCTGCTTGATCTGGAGAAGAACGGCCCGAATTTGCACTATGCCGTGTGGTGGAGACGCAAAGATTCCGATGCCGACTGGAGCAATGTGACCACAACGGGGACCAAACACGTTGTCCGCAACACACAAACCTATGTAGCCTATGAAATGAAAATCCAGGCCAGGAATGATCTTGGAGCAGGACCAGAGTCCAATGTGGTCATTGGATACTCGGGAGAAGACA GACCCACCGGCGCTCCGACCGAGCTGCGCATTTCTAAGGTAGACAGCACCAAAGCAAATGTCCACTGGAAGCCCGTCCAGCAGGAGTCGGTCCGAGGAGAATTCAAGGAGTATAGA CTGCACTATTGGCGTGAGGCCAGTCACGTACCCGCTTTGGTGTTCAGCAAGGAGAACAAGACCAAAGGTTTCTACACCACCGTGGCCGAGCCTTCGGGCATCCTCAGCGACCTGGTGCCCTTTTCGCGCTACAAGATGTTTATGGTTGTGGCCAACAATGGTTACCAAGGTCCACCCAGCAACACGGTTGAATTCAGCACAAAGGAAGGAG TGCCCGACGCTCCCAGTTTTTTCAGGATCAAGCGAAGAGGCTTGGATTCCATTCATCTGGAGTGGGACAAACCTCTGGAGCCAAATGGTCTCCTCATTGGATACCAGCTCAAATACCAAACAG CCAACGGATCGAGAGAGGGTCGACCTCGCGTTGAGACTTTCCTTCCAAACGTGACGGAGTTCACGCTCCGTCTTCCCGATCGCTCCAGCCGCTACAATTTCTACCTGTCGGCGCTCACCCAGGTGGGAGCGGGCGAGGTCTTTGCTGAAGAATCCCCCTTCTTTGGCAACGAAG AAAACTTTACTGATGCTACAGGTCTAG AGGCTACTACTCCTACCACTACTCCTACCACTACTAGTACTACTGCTACTACCAGCATTGAGGCAGACCTGACCACACTACCGTCTGTGCTGGTCATCAACAAGAATATTGATAAGAATGTGCTGg ACACCCATTACGCAGTGGCCCACGGGCGAGAGATCTGGAATGTGACGGTGGAGCATAACAGTAACTACGCTAACGTCAGCTGGAGACACAACTTCCCGGCCGGCAGCAGCGAGTTTGTGCTAGAGTTCACACTGGACA GGGACAAGACAATGAAAACTGTACCAGTGAGTCAACAGCCCCCCATTACAGTGGCGGATTTGATGGCAGGTGCCAAGTACCATCTGAGGGTTTACTCCCATGAACTCAGCAACGTCACCAGCAAATCTGTCACCTTTGAGACCAAGCAAG CCTATATTGACCAGGTGGACATCGCAACGCAAGGCTGGTTCATCGGCTTGATGTGCGCCATCGCCCTCATCATACTGATCCTTCTCATCGTCTGCTTCATCAAACGGAGTCGTGGAGGCAAATATCCAG tTCGAGATAAAAAAGATCTTCCTTTGGACTCTGTTGATCACAAAGACCCGGACGGATCCTTTGAATACCA CAGCGACGAGGACAACAAGCCTCTTCAAGGTAGCCAAACATCACTGGAGGGCAACGTGAAGGAGAGCGACGACAGCCTGGTGGACTACGGAGAAGGCGGCGACGGGCAGTTCAACGAGGACGGCTCTTTCATCGGCCAGTACACGGTAAAGAAGGACAAGGACGAGACTGAAGGCAACGAAAGCTCAGAAGCCACCTCGCCTGTCAATGCCATCTACTCCCTGGCGTAG